ACTCTTACGACTAACCTCAATAAAGTTATTCGAATTAACCAACAATAAATGAGAACGTAAAAACTGCACGGAAGTAGTTgataagttatttaaataagtctAATGATTAAGAATGATAATGACAAAGTGTAACAAATTTAAGAAGGCCTTTAGAGCACGTGGAACTCACACTCACAAAGTGAActattatcgaaaaaaaaatatataatgttCAAAAACAGAAGTTTGGTGGCATCTTGTGGCGAAAATTAACTTCTTCGTTGTCGATAAGCTAGTCATACTAATACACTAATACAACTAATACAAATACATAGTGGGCGAGCAGGCGCTTACGCGCTTAAATACACTCTTTGACCGTGGTTGTGGTTGTGTGCAGTTTTGTGATCACATGTTTCTTGGATTTAAGCATACATATTTTTGTAActcataatattatttattataacaaatatatcaacttaatttaacgaaaaaaaagaataaaaatggcTAATGAAATTGTTGAGGGGCAATTTAGTGACGCTGAAGAAGATACAATAGAGTAAgttgtatattttttcaagttatgTTTGGTTATGTCTTATGATGCAATAAACAACATTGacatttgtataatttttttaaggtttaGTAATGCTAAAGAGAAgccatttaatttaaatgctgACATGTCTAAATTAGGAATCACCAACGAAGATCTTGAAAAGTTTGATGATTCTTATGAAATAAACGACGATGATTATGATTTCGATGATGATGAATATGATTATTACGATGAGGACGGTCAAAGGAGTCAAATTGATAACTCTAATCCGAATAAAAACGCTCAAGGAGTTTCTAATAAGATAACCAAATATCAGCCTAAAGATAAATTATCTCGTAgatattctaataaaatcaatattgaAAAGTATGAAGAACTGTCAATACCACATGGTGCAGCTAATGTTTTAAATGAATCAAACAAAAGAATAGACAACCAACGAATCAGAAATAAAGATAAGCATGATCGTGCTACGGTCGAACAAGTCTTAGATCCTCGAACTagaatgatattatttaaaatgttaaatcacggatttatcaatttaattgaTGGTTGTATTTCCACAGGAAAGGAAGCAAATGTCTATTGGGGTGAATCGAAAACAGGTATCGAATTGGCaatcaaaatttacaaaacaTCTATTCTTCATTTTAAAGATCGAGACAAATATGTTACTGGAGAATTTAGATGGCGGCATGGATATTGTCGTCGAAATCCTCGGAAAATGGTCCAGATGTGGGCAGAAAAggaatttagaaatttaacaaGGTTGATTAAAAACGGAGTATCAGCACCCAATCCTATTTATTTACGTGGTAACGTTCTTCTTATGGATTTCATTGGTTCTAATCGTTGGCCAGCTCCGAAACTCAAAGATGCTGTCTTGAAATCATCAAAACCACGAAAACTTTACAGAGAATGTATTGAAATGATGTGGCGAATCTACAATAAATCTCGACTTGTTCATGCTGACTTGAGTGAATACAATTTGCTGTACTTTAATGATTCAATTGTTGTTATTGATGTTTCTCAAGCAGTTGAACACGATCACCCGATggctttacaatttttaatgaaagatTGTACAAACATCACTGAATTCTTCCGCAAAAATGATGTCGCTGTCATGTCTGTAAAACAATTATTCGAATTTATCACCGATCCCACCGTTACTGAAGAAAATATGGATGATTATTTAGATGCTGTGTCTGAAAGCGTTTTAAATGATCAAGAATTTAGTGATCcaacaaaaattgttgaagTTGAAGTTTTCAAACAAGCTTACATTCCACAAAATCTTACACAAGTCGTAGATATTGAACGGGATATTGATCTTGCTAAATCTGGAAAAcaagatttaatttataaaacgtTAGTTGGATTGAAAGCCGATCTTCAAACAGCAAAAGTTCCTAAAATTcttgaagataaaaatatgCATGAGAAATcgaatgataataatatttctgATAATAACGAAGAGTCAGATAATTCCGAAGAGTGTTCTGATGATGATAGTTGTGAtaatgaagatgatgatgatgatg
This genomic window from Cotesia glomerata isolate CgM1 unplaced genomic scaffold, MPM_Cglom_v2.3 scaffold_86, whole genome shotgun sequence contains:
- the LOC123274872 gene encoding serine/threonine-protein kinase RIO1 gives rise to the protein MANEIVEGQFSDAEEDTIEFSNAKEKPFNLNADMSKLGITNEDLEKFDDSYEINDDDYDFDDDEYDYYDEDGQRSQIDNSNPNKNAQGVSNKITKYQPKDKLSRRYSNKINIEKYEELSIPHGAANVLNESNKRIDNQRIRNKDKHDRATVEQVLDPRTRMILFKMLNHGFINLIDGCISTGKEANVYWGESKTGIELAIKIYKTSILHFKDRDKYVTGEFRWRHGYCRRNPRKMVQMWAEKEFRNLTRLIKNGVSAPNPIYLRGNVLLMDFIGSNRWPAPKLKDAVLKSSKPRKLYRECIEMMWRIYNKSRLVHADLSEYNLLYFNDSIVVIDVSQAVEHDHPMALQFLMKDCTNITEFFRKNDVAVMSVKQLFEFITDPTVTEENMDDYLDAVSESVLNDQEFSDPTKIVEVEVFKQAYIPQNLTQVVDIERDIDLAKSGKQDLIYKTLVGLKADLQTAKVPKILEDKNMHEKSNDNNISDNNEESDNSEECSDDDSCDNEDDDDDDDDDNNNEFIRRKDETPEEKKARKKKIKEMQAEKRKVKVKKHVKKRKERLAKKK